A single region of the Marinobacter salinisoli genome encodes:
- a CDS encoding AMP-binding protein, with protein MIDFFLESLRTSPEHEAVVSSDFSVTFGQLTRLIGAYEKWLDAHQIPEGAVVSFSGDYSPGSIALFMTLARKGNIVIPLSQDSSKQFAEFREIGETEYDITVDGDTLELVVTGRKAYHPLYTQLREARQPGLVLFSSGSTGKSKAIVQNLEKLMGKFRQPRKAMRMLIFLQLDHIGGVNSLLYSLANKGTTIVSDARTPDKVCEAVERFGAEVLPTSPTFLNLLLLSKAYERFDLSSLKLITYGTEPMQESTLSKLGEILPEATLQQTYGLSEVGILRSKSRSSDSTWMKVGGDEFKTKIVGGTLRVKADSGMLGYLNAPSPFDEDGYLDTGDLVEQDGEWIRILGRASEIINVGGLKVFPAEVESVLLSMPEVNDVVVYGVGHSITGNVVCAKFSLAEELPLRELKKRVFQYCKDRLPSYKVPGKIIITDEPTFNQRFKRMRREKV; from the coding sequence ATGATTGATTTTTTCCTGGAATCCCTACGCACATCCCCGGAACATGAAGCGGTCGTGTCCTCTGATTTTTCGGTGACTTTCGGCCAATTAACCCGATTGATAGGCGCCTATGAGAAATGGCTGGATGCCCATCAAATTCCTGAGGGCGCTGTCGTATCCTTTAGTGGCGACTACTCGCCCGGCTCCATAGCGCTATTCATGACGCTGGCCAGAAAAGGGAACATTGTGATTCCGCTGTCTCAGGATTCGAGCAAGCAGTTTGCCGAGTTTCGAGAGATTGGTGAGACGGAGTACGACATAACCGTTGATGGCGACACCCTTGAGTTAGTGGTCACGGGTCGCAAGGCTTATCATCCGCTCTATACGCAACTTCGTGAGGCGAGACAACCCGGATTGGTGCTCTTCTCTTCGGGCTCCACCGGGAAAAGCAAAGCGATTGTGCAGAACCTCGAAAAGCTGATGGGTAAATTCCGGCAGCCTCGAAAAGCGATGCGCATGCTGATTTTCCTGCAGCTGGACCATATCGGTGGCGTAAATTCCTTGCTGTATTCGCTGGCCAACAAAGGAACGACCATTGTCTCTGATGCGCGCACGCCAGATAAGGTGTGCGAGGCCGTAGAGCGTTTTGGCGCTGAAGTTTTGCCGACCTCACCAACTTTTCTGAATCTGCTATTGCTATCCAAAGCCTACGAGCGCTTTGACCTTTCTTCGCTAAAGCTGATCACCTACGGTACCGAGCCCATGCAGGAGAGCACTCTGTCCAAGCTAGGCGAGATCCTGCCGGAGGCAACCTTGCAGCAAACCTACGGCTTATCAGAAGTCGGGATTCTCCGTTCGAAATCCCGATCATCGGATTCCACCTGGATGAAGGTGGGTGGCGACGAGTTCAAAACTAAAATCGTCGGCGGGACGCTGCGGGTTAAAGCGGATTCTGGAATGCTGGGCTATCTAAACGCTCCCAGCCCGTTTGACGAGGACGGTTATCTCGATACCGGTGATCTTGTCGAGCAGGACGGTGAGTGGATCCGCATTTTGGGGCGCGCCAGTGAAATCATCAACGTGGGTGGTTTGAAGGTATTTCCGGCGGAAGTAGAGAGTGTTTTACTCAGTATGCCCGAGGTCAATGATGTCGTGGTTTACGGGGTCGGCCACAGCATTACCGGAAATGTGGTTTGCGCGAAATTCAGTCTTGCCGAGGAGCTTCCGCTGAGGGAACTCAAAAAGCGGGTTTTTCAATACTGTAAAGACAGACTGCCGTCCTACAAGGTGCCAGGAAAAATCATCATCACCGACGAGCCAACCTTCAATCAACGTTTCAAGCGCATGAGAAGAGAGAAGGTTTGA
- a CDS encoding acyltransferase produces the protein MVKHLKTILNLISKLLVLPLAVPTKLEQWLISPHTELVYNICSQAVAILPGMPGAFLRRAFYSLTLEECSDHCHIGFGTIISHRSAIIKDHVYIGSYALIGAVEIQEHSLIGSRVSILSGRALHILEEDGTWSAYSPDRLTQITISKNVWVGEGAIIVANIGEGCMIGAGSVITTDTKPQVVMSGNPARFIKNLTPEEG, from the coding sequence ATGGTGAAACACCTCAAAACCATACTGAACCTGATCAGCAAGTTACTGGTGTTGCCGTTGGCTGTCCCCACAAAACTCGAGCAGTGGCTAATCTCTCCCCATACCGAGCTTGTTTACAATATCTGCTCCCAGGCCGTTGCGATCCTTCCAGGCATGCCCGGTGCTTTTCTGAGGCGTGCCTTTTATTCGCTGACACTGGAGGAGTGCTCCGATCACTGCCATATCGGCTTTGGCACGATCATCTCTCACCGCTCAGCCATCATAAAAGATCACGTTTATATTGGAAGCTACGCACTGATCGGAGCGGTTGAAATTCAAGAGCACAGCCTCATCGGCTCCCGCGTCAGCATTCTGAGTGGCCGAGCGCTGCATATTCTGGAGGAAGACGGAACCTGGAGTGCGTACTCGCCCGATCGCTTAACTCAGATAACTATCTCGAAAAATGTCTGGGTAGGCGAGGGTGCCATCATCGTTGCTAACATCGGAGAAGGGTGCATGATCGGAGCGGGATCGGTCATAACGACCGATACCAAACCCCAGGTGGTGATGTCAGGCAACCCTGCGCGTTTTATAAAAAACCTGACTCCAGAAGAAGGCTGA
- a CDS encoding acyltransferase family protein — protein MVTTERQAFIDWMKAIGMFLIVTGHVVGSPHAMFNEVAQPIYTKQLGVAFFIFIMGWGLARERGDWMPVLFKRLFPIYFYGIICALILSGIFWFTKGDINESNYLPFFAGINVFFNYFPANPTTWYIGTYLHVLLVWALFLRGKSITPALFGCAFVFEIVFRAALTYINKDFMAYMMLPNWLSVFLMGMWLSDKQDKEFGAGTLAIALLWLMGLLTWAWVGGGLSVGNEFPFRSLPGMESGVSVMVQSIVISLVYIANTFLGFQLARRLFSSRLINFFSRNTILVFILHMPIIYAFSSYFYDVIGDHAYKRIMWVVFLFVALSLFSELCERIVNVKKVQLKVYSAVFGARA, from the coding sequence ATGGTCACCACGGAAAGGCAGGCATTTATCGACTGGATGAAGGCAATTGGCATGTTCCTGATTGTGACCGGCCATGTAGTGGGAAGCCCGCATGCCATGTTCAATGAAGTCGCCCAGCCGATCTATACGAAGCAATTGGGTGTCGCTTTCTTTATATTCATTATGGGCTGGGGCTTGGCGCGGGAGCGTGGCGACTGGATGCCTGTCTTATTCAAACGCTTATTTCCAATCTATTTTTACGGAATTATCTGTGCACTTATTCTGAGCGGCATTTTTTGGTTTACCAAAGGCGATATTAACGAAAGCAATTATCTGCCTTTTTTTGCCGGGATAAACGTGTTTTTCAATTATTTTCCTGCGAACCCAACGACTTGGTATATCGGCACCTATTTACATGTTTTGCTGGTTTGGGCGCTGTTCCTTCGTGGCAAGTCCATCACGCCGGCTCTGTTCGGTTGCGCTTTTGTGTTTGAGATCGTTTTTCGAGCCGCATTAACCTATATCAATAAAGACTTTATGGCGTATATGATGCTGCCTAACTGGCTTTCCGTCTTTTTGATGGGCATGTGGCTTTCCGATAAGCAAGATAAAGAGTTCGGCGCTGGCACACTGGCCATTGCCTTGCTCTGGCTGATGGGCCTTCTCACTTGGGCGTGGGTCGGTGGGGGCTTGTCAGTAGGTAATGAATTCCCGTTTCGGTCATTGCCTGGCATGGAATCGGGCGTGAGTGTAATGGTGCAGTCGATTGTTATATCCCTGGTATACATTGCGAACACGTTTTTAGGTTTTCAGCTTGCGAGAAGGCTGTTTTCTAGTCGCTTAATCAATTTCTTTTCCAGGAATACGATTCTGGTCTTCATTTTACATATGCCAATAATATATGCCTTTTCCTCTTACTTTTATGATGTCATTGGGGATCATGCATACAAACGGATTATGTGGGTTGTGTTCCTGTTTGTTGCGCTTTCGCTATTCTCGGAACTTTGTGAGCGGATAGTTAACGTAAAGAAGGTTCAACTCAAAGTTTACAGCGCCGTCTTTGGGGCTCGTGCCTGA
- a CDS encoding DMT family transporter: MDSTRIKGLTIAALGVLFLTPDALLVKITSVEAVVFLFWRGLLLAFSFLIISWGRYRTTLGQQIRLCGSKGMFCAFAFSLSTLGFVFGMKNTAAGNVLVILNTAPMIAALIAWIFWKETLPLRTWGIILICVSGASLMAIGEMGHGEPLGLLMAALAATALASNLNVARSRPEADMSVMLMFGAALVAGAAALFGGAQLPSARDAFFIGLLSLVFLPIASVLIQIGPRYIPAAEVSLMLLLETVVGSFLVWLFLGEVPPRLSLFGGAIILSALLIHGWIEVRRYQNLKATS; this comes from the coding sequence TTGGACTCTACCCGCATTAAAGGTTTGACGATTGCCGCCCTTGGAGTGCTTTTCCTTACCCCGGACGCCTTACTGGTCAAGATCACTTCTGTAGAAGCCGTCGTTTTCCTGTTTTGGCGAGGCCTACTGTTGGCATTCAGTTTTTTGATCATCAGTTGGGGTCGATACCGTACAACGCTCGGTCAACAAATCAGGCTGTGCGGCTCTAAGGGGATGTTCTGTGCATTCGCTTTTTCGCTAAGCACCCTGGGCTTTGTATTTGGCATGAAAAACACGGCAGCGGGGAACGTTCTGGTGATCCTCAATACTGCGCCGATGATCGCCGCGCTGATCGCCTGGATCTTCTGGAAAGAAACGCTTCCGCTGCGAACCTGGGGCATCATTTTAATCTGTGTCAGTGGTGCCAGCCTGATGGCCATCGGCGAAATGGGTCACGGTGAGCCATTGGGGCTGTTAATGGCAGCGCTGGCAGCGACTGCCCTCGCTTCCAACCTCAATGTTGCACGCTCCCGGCCAGAGGCCGACATGAGTGTCATGCTTATGTTTGGCGCCGCGCTGGTGGCCGGTGCCGCAGCTCTTTTTGGTGGTGCCCAGCTACCATCTGCCCGTGATGCATTCTTCATTGGCCTTCTGAGCCTGGTTTTTTTGCCCATTGCCAGCGTGCTTATCCAGATTGGCCCGCGCTACATCCCTGCTGCGGAAGTCAGTTTGATGCTGTTGTTGGAAACCGTTGTTGGATCGTTTCTGGTCTGGCTGTTTCTGGGAGAAGTTCCGCCCAGACTAAGCCTCTTTGGCGGCGCAATTATTTTGAGCGCACTGCTCATTCATGGCTGGATTGAGGTGCGGCGTTATCAGAATCTGAAAGCGACATCATAA
- a CDS encoding nucleoside 2-deoxyribosyltransferase produces MTAHHPKRIYLAGPEVFFPADAHKTILAHKLSLLRDAGLEGVDPLDTTINFPPDESLKERGFRIYRANRDLMDNCHGVIANLTPFRGISADPGTVFEVGYMIGHGKPACGFTVDSRTYYRRAGATEFDDDGLTIENFDLEDNLMISCSIVESGGVVATGDTEAPEHAFFCAKAFMRCVQTLAEHLS; encoded by the coding sequence GTGACAGCTCACCACCCGAAACGCATCTACCTGGCCGGCCCCGAAGTCTTCTTTCCGGCCGACGCGCATAAAACCATACTGGCCCATAAGCTAAGCCTGCTTCGGGATGCCGGCTTGGAGGGTGTGGACCCGCTGGACACCACCATCAATTTCCCGCCCGACGAATCGCTAAAAGAGCGGGGCTTCCGGATATATCGAGCCAACCGGGACCTGATGGACAACTGCCACGGCGTCATCGCCAACCTGACTCCGTTCCGGGGAATCAGCGCCGATCCCGGCACCGTCTTCGAGGTCGGCTACATGATCGGACACGGAAAGCCCGCCTGTGGATTTACCGTCGACTCCCGCACCTATTACCGCCGCGCCGGAGCCACAGAGTTCGACGATGACGGCCTCACCATCGAAAACTTTGACCTTGAAGACAACCTCATGATTTCATGCAGCATTGTCGAAAGCGGGGGCGTGGTGGCAACCGGAGACACAGAAGCGCCAGAGCATGCCTTTTTCTGCGCCAAAGCTTTCATGCGCTGCGTGCAGACGCTTGCAGAACACTTAAGCTAA
- a CDS encoding DUF192 domain-containing protein — protein sequence MKKRLRASAACVLLSVSVSGCAANSSTPQAELPIERACFVTDEVRVPVLLEVARKPEQRQTGLMARTSLPADQGMMFVYPSTQQPDRGFWMYNTLLELDIAYLNETGTISAIRRMTPCPPAQGFDCPTYPAGVPFTYAVEMNAGFFEKHGVEVGDKLMVQKNQCNPE from the coding sequence ATGAAAAAGCGTCTTCGGGCATCAGCTGCTTGTGTACTCCTGTCCGTTTCGGTATCGGGGTGTGCCGCCAATTCGTCAACCCCGCAAGCCGAATTGCCGATAGAGCGGGCCTGTTTCGTTACCGATGAAGTTCGAGTACCGGTGCTACTGGAAGTGGCTCGCAAGCCCGAACAGCGCCAGACCGGGCTGATGGCCAGGACATCGCTCCCTGCAGACCAGGGCATGATGTTCGTGTATCCGTCAACCCAGCAACCAGACCGTGGATTCTGGATGTACAACACGCTGCTGGAGCTGGACATTGCCTACCTGAACGAGACAGGAACAATTAGCGCGATCCGGCGTATGACGCCCTGCCCTCCTGCGCAGGGTTTTGACTGCCCGACCTATCCGGCCGGGGTGCCCTTTACCTATGCCGTAGAGATGAACGCTGGTTTTTTCGAGAAGCACGGCGTGGAGGTGGGCGACAAGCTGATGGTCCAAAAAAACCAGTGCAACCCGGAATAA
- a CDS encoding ABC transporter permease, with amino-acid sequence MNFYGVRAIYNFEMARMKRTLMQSVLSPVISTCLYFVVFGSAIGSRMGDIDGISYGAYIIPGLVMLSLLMQSISNAAFGIYMPKFSGTIYEVLSAPVSYFEVVLGYVGAAASKSVILGLIILATARLFVDYTVLHPFWMLSFLVLTSVTFSLFGFIIGIWADGFEKLQIVPMMIVTPLVFLGGTFYSIDMLPPIWQTISFFNPVVYLISGFRWAFYGVSDVHIAISIGMTLVFLFACLLTIWYIFRTGYRLRS; translated from the coding sequence ATGAATTTCTACGGCGTTCGCGCGATATACAACTTCGAGATGGCTCGCATGAAGCGGACTCTCATGCAAAGCGTTTTATCGCCGGTCATCTCGACCTGTCTCTATTTCGTGGTGTTCGGCTCCGCGATTGGTTCGCGCATGGGTGACATCGACGGCATCAGCTATGGCGCGTACATCATTCCGGGCCTGGTGATGCTCTCGCTGCTGATGCAGAGCATCTCCAACGCCGCCTTCGGGATTTATATGCCGAAATTCTCAGGCACCATCTATGAAGTGCTCTCGGCCCCGGTATCGTACTTTGAGGTCGTGCTCGGTTACGTTGGGGCGGCCGCCAGCAAATCGGTTATCCTCGGCTTGATTATTCTGGCAACAGCGCGGCTGTTTGTGGACTACACCGTGCTGCATCCGTTCTGGATGCTGTCGTTCCTGGTGCTGACCTCGGTTACATTCAGCCTGTTCGGTTTTATCATTGGTATCTGGGCCGACGGTTTCGAGAAACTGCAGATCGTGCCCATGATGATTGTCACTCCCCTGGTATTCCTGGGGGGAACCTTTTACTCAATCGATATGTTGCCCCCGATCTGGCAGACCATCAGCTTCTTCAATCCTGTGGTATACCTGATCAGCGGGTTTCGCTGGGCCTTCTACGGTGTCTCGGACGTGCATATCGCTATCAGCATCGGCATGACGCTGGTCTTCCTGTTCGCCTGCCTGCTGACCATCTGGTACATCTTTCGCACCGGGTACCGCCTGCGGTCATGA
- a CDS encoding ABC transporter ATP-binding protein: protein MEPDISVKQLSKQYGDGFQALKDINLEIYRGEIFALLGPNGAGKTTLISIICGIVNLSDGEVKAAGFDIKKQYRQARQAIGLVPQELNTDSFETVWNAVSFSRGLFGKAPNPDHIEKVLKDLSLWDKRNNRIMSLSGGMKRRVMIAKALSHEPQILFLDEPTAGVDVELRRDMWEMVRQLRENGVTIILTTHYIEEAEEMADRIGVIRQGEIMLVEDKHQLMSKLGKKELRLQLQNKLDQLPGELTLEPIELSEDGYELIYTFDSQQEQAGVARLLRTLGDLGIEYRDIQTRESSLEDIFVGLVHE from the coding sequence GTGGAACCGGACATTTCCGTTAAACAGCTCAGCAAACAATACGGCGATGGATTTCAGGCCCTGAAGGACATCAACCTGGAGATTTATCGCGGCGAAATTTTTGCGCTGCTCGGCCCAAACGGTGCCGGCAAAACCACTCTGATCAGCATCATCTGTGGCATCGTAAACCTGTCCGACGGCGAGGTTAAAGCCGCGGGCTTCGACATCAAAAAGCAGTACCGGCAGGCCCGCCAGGCTATCGGCCTCGTTCCGCAGGAGCTGAACACCGATTCCTTCGAAACCGTTTGGAACGCCGTATCCTTCAGTCGCGGTCTGTTCGGGAAAGCACCCAATCCCGATCACATAGAGAAGGTGCTGAAAGACCTGTCCCTTTGGGACAAGCGCAACAATCGGATCATGTCACTCTCTGGCGGCATGAAGCGCCGAGTGATGATTGCCAAAGCCCTGTCACACGAACCGCAGATCCTCTTTCTGGACGAGCCCACGGCCGGCGTAGATGTAGAGCTGCGAAGGGATATGTGGGAGATGGTTCGCCAATTGCGCGAGAACGGCGTGACCATCATTCTGACCACCCACTACATTGAAGAAGCCGAGGAAATGGCAGATCGCATCGGGGTGATTCGCCAGGGCGAAATCATGCTGGTGGAAGATAAGCATCAGTTGATGAGCAAACTGGGCAAGAAAGAACTGCGGCTTCAGCTTCAGAACAAACTGGATCAGCTGCCAGGTGAGCTCACTCTTGAACCGATTGAGCTGTCTGAAGATGGTTATGAGCTGATCTACACGTTTGACTCCCAGCAAGAGCAGGCGGGAGTGGCCCGACTTCTTCGCACCCTGGGTGACCTGGGTATCGAATACCGCGACATTCAGACCCGCGAAAGTTCCCTGGAAGACATTTTCGTCGGTTTGGTTCACGAATAA
- a CDS encoding PEP-CTERM sorting domain-containing protein: MNLKRTALGFVFAASASAAFATPQYTGITTSSTGLNLDNAGYYIWNDENNTRNWSVRWTAPGVVDSDNIVEWFGDLEFENQDLDSYETFKFESLGTHADSMGSFSTSTSDFLTWTAATNATGGVDGFNFTLEDGIELLQFSLGSSLFADLSTTMSDPGVGSTGIYIGSGYSSTNVLVLRNDDGGVYQQFEVSVPEPSTLALLGVGLVGFGASRRRRK, translated from the coding sequence ATGAACTTGAAAAGGACCGCACTTGGGTTTGTGTTTGCAGCATCAGCAAGTGCTGCATTCGCGACTCCCCAGTACACAGGGATAACGACCTCAAGCACAGGTTTGAATCTGGATAATGCGGGTTACTACATCTGGAACGATGAGAATAACACGCGTAACTGGTCTGTTCGCTGGACCGCGCCTGGCGTTGTTGACTCCGATAACATCGTTGAATGGTTTGGTGATCTGGAGTTCGAAAACCAGGATCTGGATTCCTACGAAACGTTCAAATTTGAAAGCTTGGGTACGCACGCCGATTCCATGGGATCGTTTAGCACCAGCACTTCAGACTTCCTGACGTGGACTGCGGCTACCAATGCAACCGGTGGAGTGGATGGATTTAATTTCACTCTCGAGGACGGCATTGAATTGCTGCAATTCTCGCTAGGGTCGAGTCTGTTTGCTGATCTCAGCACAACGATGTCGGATCCCGGCGTGGGGTCAACTGGCATCTACATTGGCAGCGGCTACTCATCGACCAATGTGCTGGTTCTGAGGAACGACGATGGTGGTGTCTACCAGCAGTTCGAAGTGTCCGTTCCGGAGCCCTCCACGCTGGCACTTCTGGGCGTCGGCCTGGTTGGCTTTGGCGCGTCGCGTCGCCGTCGCAAGTAA
- a CDS encoding PhnE/PtxC family ABC transporter permease: MFSYPTVKVSFIFLGIALLGLLAADIAITASSPWRDLGNFFLGVVTPNFFSTEGLLTALLRTVAFAFVGVALGSLAGFGLALIYRFLPVRIFCAFIRAIHELFWALIFLQFFGFHPLTGVLAIAIPYSGIFAKVYSEILDEADPEPRRLLPPGTGVISAFLYARIPDCWAQIRTYTAYRLECGMRSSAILGFVGLPTLGFYLESSFSQGLYSDAGAMLILFYVLIATIPLWVRPRLLPLYVLAAPFFLGDGLPIVWGNVKRFFTEDIVPSPIRDGEGLGGLMPWLGDLFATEALPGIWNTVVLTQIALVATGILALLTFPLISNHFGGPVRRTAGHVFLVIARSTPEYILAYILLQLWGPSMLPAVVALALHNGAIIGHLIGRQTNTIMLRSDAIEGFNRYTWELVPRIYRSFLAFLFYRWEIIMRETAILGILGIYTLGFYVDSAIQNIQFDRAMVLILITAMLNIGVDALGRFIRRKLALQTMPTC; this comes from the coding sequence ATGTTCTCCTACCCGACGGTGAAAGTCAGCTTTATTTTCCTCGGCATTGCACTGCTGGGGCTGCTGGCAGCTGACATTGCCATCACCGCATCTTCGCCCTGGCGCGATCTTGGCAATTTCTTTCTGGGCGTGGTTACCCCTAATTTTTTCAGTACAGAAGGCTTGCTAACTGCGCTACTGAGAACCGTTGCTTTCGCCTTCGTGGGGGTTGCGCTGGGCAGTCTCGCTGGATTTGGTCTCGCACTCATCTACCGCTTCCTGCCCGTTCGCATTTTCTGCGCCTTTATTCGAGCCATTCACGAGTTATTCTGGGCACTGATCTTTCTTCAGTTTTTCGGCTTCCACCCATTAACCGGGGTGCTGGCCATTGCTATTCCCTACTCTGGAATCTTTGCCAAGGTGTATTCCGAGATTTTGGACGAGGCCGACCCAGAGCCAAGGCGACTCCTGCCACCGGGCACCGGCGTCATCTCCGCGTTTTTATACGCACGGATACCGGATTGCTGGGCCCAGATCCGAACCTATACCGCGTACCGGCTGGAATGTGGTATGCGCTCGAGCGCGATCCTGGGCTTTGTTGGATTGCCAACCCTCGGCTTTTATCTGGAATCGTCATTCTCACAAGGCCTATATTCCGATGCCGGGGCGATGTTGATCCTGTTCTACGTGTTAATTGCGACCATTCCACTCTGGGTTCGCCCCAGACTGTTGCCCTTGTACGTGCTCGCTGCGCCCTTTTTCCTAGGCGACGGCTTGCCTATTGTCTGGGGCAATGTGAAGCGTTTTTTCACCGAAGATATCGTGCCAAGCCCTATTCGTGATGGTGAAGGTCTCGGCGGTTTAATGCCCTGGCTTGGAGACCTCTTCGCGACCGAGGCGCTGCCCGGCATCTGGAACACAGTTGTACTCACCCAGATCGCACTCGTGGCGACCGGAATTCTCGCGTTGCTGACGTTTCCTCTGATCTCAAATCACTTTGGCGGCCCGGTACGGCGAACTGCCGGACATGTTTTTCTGGTCATCGCCCGATCAACACCCGAATACATATTGGCGTATATCCTGTTGCAGCTCTGGGGGCCGTCCATGCTCCCGGCAGTAGTGGCCCTGGCACTGCACAATGGGGCGATCATTGGACACCTCATCGGCCGGCAGACCAACACCATAATGCTCAGGTCGGATGCCATCGAGGGATTCAACCGCTATACCTGGGAGCTCGTTCCGAGAATCTACCGATCGTTTCTGGCGTTTTTGTTTTACCGGTGGGAGATCATCATGCGGGAAACGGCCATTCTCGGGATTCTCGGGATCTACACCCTCGGCTTTTATGTCGATAGCGCTATTCAGAACATCCAGTTCGATCGGGCGATGGTTCTCATTCTGATCACAGCGATGCTCAATATAGGGGTGGATGCCCTTGGCCGGTTTATACGTCGAAAATTGGCGCTGCAAACCATGCCCACCTGCTGA
- a CDS encoding phosphonate ABC transporter ATP-binding protein, translated as MAGFELSGLSASFGGTRVVGPLSLAIRPGEQVALVGKSGAGKSTLIRLVHEEVNRHTSLVPQELGLVNALPVFHNVFMGQLDRHSVWYNTVTLIKPFAEDKKAIRALLTELDMPEKLWTPAAALSGGQRQRVAIARAMYRKAELLLADEPVSALDGPMAHLVMRRLKQHFPTSLIALHDVELALAYCTRIVGIQDGQVALDESSDKLTASDIVSLY; from the coding sequence ATGGCGGGATTCGAACTCTCTGGCCTGTCAGCATCTTTCGGGGGCACCCGGGTCGTTGGCCCGCTGTCCCTGGCGATCAGGCCAGGAGAACAGGTAGCTCTCGTGGGCAAGAGCGGCGCAGGCAAGTCCACGCTGATCCGCCTTGTTCACGAAGAGGTTAATCGCCATACCTCCCTGGTTCCCCAGGAACTGGGGTTGGTGAACGCCCTGCCCGTTTTTCACAATGTGTTTATGGGGCAACTGGATCGGCACTCGGTCTGGTACAACACGGTAACGCTGATCAAGCCCTTTGCGGAAGATAAGAAAGCGATTCGCGCGCTGCTGACCGAACTCGACATGCCAGAGAAACTCTGGACGCCAGCGGCGGCGCTTTCCGGCGGTCAACGGCAGCGGGTCGCTATCGCCAGAGCCATGTACCGCAAGGCAGAACTGCTGCTGGCGGATGAGCCCGTGTCCGCTCTCGATGGCCCGATGGCACACTTGGTGATGCGGAGGCTCAAGCAGCATTTTCCCACCAGTCTTATTGCCTTACATGACGTGGAGCTGGCATTGGCTTACTGTACAAGGATTGTAGGTATTCAGGATGGACAGGTCGCTCTGGATGAGAGCAGCGACAAGCTGACCGCCTCGGACATTGTGTCACTTTACTAG
- a CDS encoding putative selenate ABC transporter substrate-binding protein yields MTLKPIRTLLSSVALSIACSTASAETFVFTAIPDEDETKLVERFQGIADYLSEELDTEVRYIPVKSYAAAVSAFRNNQVQLAWFGGLSGVQARRLVPGSEAIAQGVEDPDFKTYFIANTSTGIEPADDLASLSEDLKGKTFTFGSKGSTSGRLMPEYHLRETFDQAPDELFSRVGFSGNHTRTLRLVEAGTYEVGALNYQVWEKEVEQGNVDTDAVQLIWETPGYPDYQWTIRGDVDERFGEGFKEKVKEALISMDDEALLQSFPRSGFIPASNEDFEPILNTAEDLGLID; encoded by the coding sequence ATGACTCTAAAGCCTATAAGGACGTTGCTTTCATCCGTAGCCCTGAGCATTGCCTGTTCAACCGCTTCAGCGGAAACCTTCGTTTTTACCGCCATCCCTGATGAAGACGAGACCAAGCTGGTAGAGCGTTTCCAGGGCATTGCAGATTACCTCTCGGAGGAGCTCGACACCGAGGTTCGCTACATACCGGTCAAGTCTTACGCGGCCGCCGTGTCAGCGTTCCGAAACAATCAGGTTCAGCTGGCCTGGTTCGGCGGTCTTTCGGGTGTGCAGGCGCGCAGACTGGTACCTGGCTCCGAAGCCATCGCGCAGGGCGTTGAAGACCCCGATTTCAAAACGTATTTCATCGCCAACACCAGCACCGGCATTGAGCCTGCTGACGACCTTGCCTCCCTGTCTGAAGATCTCAAAGGAAAGACGTTCACGTTCGGCTCGAAAGGTTCTACCTCAGGGCGCCTGATGCCTGAATACCACTTGCGTGAAACCTTTGACCAAGCCCCTGATGAACTTTTCTCCCGGGTCGGGTTCAGTGGCAATCACACCCGGACCCTGCGCCTGGTCGAAGCAGGCACCTACGAGGTGGGAGCACTGAATTACCAGGTGTGGGAGAAAGAAGTTGAGCAGGGCAATGTCGACACCGACGCTGTTCAGCTGATCTGGGAGACCCCTGGCTATCCGGACTACCAGTGGACCATCCGCGGTGATGTTGATGAACGTTTTGGTGAAGGCTTTAAAGAGAAGGTGAAAGAAGCCCTCATCAGCATGGACGACGAAGCGCTGCTGCAGAGTTTCCCGCGCTCAGGCTTTATCCCTGCCTCGAATGAGGACTTTGAGCCCATCCTGAATACGGCGGAAGACCTTGGGCTCATCGATTGA